From a single Oreochromis niloticus isolate F11D_XX linkage group LG3, O_niloticus_UMD_NMBU, whole genome shotgun sequence genomic region:
- the LOC109197466 gene encoding uncharacterized protein LOC109197466 yields MWLVCGATNNNPAVIAHNYINCVKSLGVIPMRLRTDFGTENGTMAAIQCTLRHAHTDYYAGSSSHSYGSSTGNQRIESWWSYFRRGRSQFWMDFFGDLRDSGNFNGSHERQCLLRFCFTGVLQKDLDECKDLWNKHRIRPSRLASCPGGIPNKLYLLPHRYGSRDCGFAVEERELDVFPEEGLLVGLCGDPNIGEYLQQAVQQNTLQQPQDWESTTELYLALKDIAGF; encoded by the exons ATGTGGCTTGTGTGTGgagcaacaaacaacaaccCGGCTGTTATAGCGCACAATTATATAAACTGTGTAAAGAGTCTCGGTGTGATACCAATGAGATTACGAACAGACTTCGGGACTGAGAATGGGACTATGGCAGCAATACAGTGTACCCTCCGTCACGCGCACACGGACTATTATGCTGGATCGTCAAGCCACAGTTACGGATCATCTACTGGGAATCAGCGCATCGAGTCATGGTGGTCTTATTTCAGAAGAGGAAG GTCTCAGTTTTGGATGGACTTTTTTGGAGACCTAAGAGACTCTGGAAACTTCAATGGAAGCCACGAACGCCAATGCTTGCTGAGATTCTGCTTCACAGGGGTTCTACAGAAAGACCTGGATGAATGCAAAGACCTCTGGAACAAACACAGGATCCGGCCAAGCAGACTTGCATCGTGTCCAGGGGGGATTCCAAACAAACTCTATCTCTTGCCTCACAG ATATGGTTCAAGAGACTGTGGATTTGCTGTTGAGGAGAGGGAACTGGATGTGTTTCCCGAGGAGGGGCTACTGGTTGGATTGTGTGGTGATCCAAACATTGGGGAATATTTACAACAGGCTgtacaacaaaacacactgcaGCAGCCACAAGACTGGGAATCGACCACAGAACTGTATTTGGCCCTGAAGGACATAGCTGGGTTTTAG